The following are encoded together in the Syngnathus typhle isolate RoL2023-S1 ecotype Sweden linkage group LG5, RoL_Styp_1.0, whole genome shotgun sequence genome:
- the cenatac gene encoding coiled-coil domain-containing protein 84, whose translation MGAYYCAICRQTAFNGKGHIFGKHHQSRLRLVLMKFIEKVKEARRTLNKPAVEKFDSAQHEKTFWCYCCGREVERNVTDGNMTVRHGGLLEHMATPEHRKSTHKFWWENKADPKLKDKVILTQEETQRFKAEVAKVLETFVEKEDEFIKQQAELIRAQEKGRQELLESRLEHEAAPESSNGPNAAETVTGAGVSFRGMTTWGARQHTARSLVHSTLNAQERGLTFIGHQDSSNGGNVHTGAVPPWLQNDDPLEGTSSNTAPPEIGPSAQGFLRQKEQEKLRKLPPNRVGANFDHSSHTDANWLPSFGRVWNSGRRWQSRHQFRQEEGQKNKAKRKMKQGGERSKKAKMTAND comes from the exons ATGGGCGCCTATTACTGCGCCATATGTAGGCAAACGGCGTTCAACGGGAAAGGACATATCTTCGGGAAACACCACCAAAGCAGACTTAGGCTTGTGTTAATGAAATTCATTGAAAAG GTGAAGGAAGCACGGCGCACACTTAACAAACCCGCAGTTGAAAAATTTGACAGCGCTCAACACGAGAAAACCTTTTGGTGTTACTGCTGCGGACgggaagtggaacgaaatgTCACTGACGGCAACATGACCGTCCGACACGGAGGATTGTTGGAGCACATGGCCAC GCCAGAACACAGAAAGAGTACCCACAAGTTCTGGTGGGAAAACAAGGCAGACCCCAAGTTAAAAGACAAAGTCATCCTCACGCAGGAAGAGACTCAACG GTTCAAAGCTGAAGTGGCCAAAGTGTTGGAAACATTTGTGGAGAAGGAGGATGAATTCATCAAACAG CAAGCCGAGTTGATCCGGGCCCAGGAGAAAGGGCGTCAAGAGCTCCTCGAGTCTCGTCTAGAG CATGAAGCGGCGCCAGAGTCAAGCAACGGACCAAACGCAGCAGAAACCGTCACAGGGGCCGGTGTCAG CTTTCGGGGGATGACGACGTGGGGAGCCCGCCAGCACACGGCGAGAAGCCTTGTCCATTCGACGCTCAACGCGCAGGAGCGGGGCCTGACTTTTATTGGTCATCAG GATTCATCAAACGGTGGAAATGTACACACAG GTGCCGTGCCTCCTTGGCTCCAGAATGATGATCCTCTCGAGGGGACGTCTTCAAACACGGCACCTCCCGAGATTGGCCCGTCGGCCCAGGGCTTCCTCAGACAGA AGGAGCAAGAGAAGCTGAGGAAGCTCCCCCCAAACCGAGTCGGGGCCAACTTTGACCATAGCTCACACACGGACGCCAACTGGTTGCCCTCCTTCGGCCGCGTGTGGAACAGCGGCAGACGTTGGCAGTCCAG GCACCAGTTCAGACAGGAGGAAGGCCAGAAGAATAAAGCCAAGAGGAAAATGAAGCAAGGTGGGGAAAGGTCGAAGAAAGCAAAGATGACAGCAAATGACTAA
- the LOC133153712 gene encoding atos homolog protein B has product MRHIHVELSHKKAQLELPAQEGDLPPPTAPALGPDSAAAVRPGAARHFDQEDLRHQKVYQLSIFSQLGGFATSTESHSDSQARPVRSGVKRGLEEPPSTHKRPHVADCPDIEGLEGGVLCGPAPMPAVLMGLAKSSGGCGSLYSCTEHRDSEGGGLPRSPPLSPSHNPSRRPAQHNHDRPVPDAFSPLSPKSPPMCDPSLGSSARGEAPNGGGRPPAYSIGSPANESCGNGAAGGQPSPHLYDVPAAYEPASPPGPFSPPHHTELQEPGEATEWDVGLESSPPERSATQTAAASSSNGPLASWEKTPGANRLSAAGHWPAKKRLLSPSETAESCSEDEGPSTSKRSRLSLLAPPGLGSCRSTDAKAAPYWNHLLPSKCATDCTRSGRRLKSSPRVKSRQLRSGRHADSRTSARSSWPSSSISRSLLGNFEESMLKGRFSPSGRIEGFTAEIGASGSYCPQHVTLPVQVTYYDISEHSAPSPFLGLISLEKLGKKGYSIPKAGTIQVTLFNPNKTVVKMFLVTYNFDDMPTNHMTFLRHRIFLMPVEEDGDGKKHGSADCRKILCYLIHLRFHSSKSGKIYLHNDIRLLFSRKPVEVDTGIPYELKSFTEVPSNPKYSPRV; this is encoded by the exons ATGCGGCACATTCATGTGGAGCTTTCTCACAAAAAAGCTCAACTGGAGCTTCCAGCCCAGGAGGGGGACCTGCCTCCTCCCACGGCACCTGCACTGGGCCCGGACTCTGCCGCCGCCGTCAGACCGGGGGCTGCCCGGCACTTTGACCAAGAGGATTTGCGCCATCAAAAGGTCTATCAACTCTCCATTTTCTCACAGTTGGGGGGTTTTGCTACCTCCACTGAGTCCCACAGTGATAGCCAAGCCAGGCCTGTTCGTTCGGGCGTGAAAAGAGGGCTGGAGGAGCCTCCGTCGACTCACAAGCGCCCCCATGTGGCGGATTGCCCCGACATCGAGGGACTGGAGGGAGGAGTGCTGTGTGGGCCGGCGCCAATGCCAGCGGTGTTGATGGGGCTAGCGAAGAGCTCCGGTGGTTGTGGTTCACTCTATTCTTGCACGGAGCACAGAGACTCTGAGGGCGGGGGCTTGCCCAGATCCCCCCCGCTCTCCCCCAGCCACAACCCCTCCCGTCGTCCGGCTCAGCACAATCACGACAGGCCCGTCCCCGATGCGTTCTCTCCCCTCTCGCCAAAATCCCCCCCAATGTGCGACCCTTCTCTGGGAAGCTCAGCCAGAGGCGAAGCGCCAAACGGGGGCGGGCGCCCACCCGCCTATTCCATCGGAAGCCCCGCAAACGAGAGTTGTGGCAATGGCGCGGCCGGAGGCCAGCCCAGCCCTCATTTGTACGACGTGCCCGCCGCGTACGAGCCCGCCagccccccgggccccttctCTCCCCCGCACCACACGGAACTCCAAGAACCAGGAGAGGCCACGGAATGGGACGTGGGGCTGGAATCTTCGCCACCTGAGAGGAGTGCCACCCagactgctgctgcttcttcctcAAACGGGCCGCTGGCTTCGTGGGAAAAGACCCCCGGCGCCAACCGTTTGTCAGCGGCGGGCCACTGGCCGGCCAAGAAGAGGTTGCTGTCGCCCAGCGAAACGGCCGAGTCGTGCTCGGAAGACGAGGGCCCGTCTACCTCCAAGAGGAGCAGGCTTTCCTTGCTGGCTCCGCCGGGGCTGGGATCGTGCCGTAGCACTGACGCTAAAGCTGCTCCGTACTGGAACCACCTTCTTCCTTCTAAG TGTGCCACAGACTGTACGAGGTCAGGGAGACGACTGAAAAGCAGTCCGCGTGTAAAAAG CCGCCAGTTACGCAGCGGTCGACACGCGGACAGCAGAACCTCGGCCCGTTCCAGCTGGCCCTCTTCTTCCATCAGCAGGTCACTTTTAGGAAACTTTGAG GAGTCAATGCTAAAGGGACGCTTCTCGCCATCGGGCCGCATCGAAGGCTTCACGGCGGAGATCGGCGCCAGCGGCTCCTACTGCCCGCAGCACGTCACGTTGCCCGTGCAGGTTACATACTACGACATCTCCGAGCACAGCGCCCCCTCGCCCTTCCTG GGTTTGATATCCCTGGAGAAGCTTGGAAAGAAAGGCTACAGCATACCCAAAGCAGGGACCATTCAAGTG ACCTTATTTAATCCCAACAAAACTGTGGTAAAGATGTTCCTGGTGACGTACAACTTTGACGACATGCCTACCAATCACATGACCTTCCTGCGCCATCGCATCTTCCTGATGCCCGTCGAGGAGGACGGAGACGGGAAGAAACACGGCTCGGCAGACTGCAGGAAGATTCTCTGCTACCTGATACATCTCAG attccaCAGCTCCAAATCTGGGAAGATCTACTTGCACAACGATATCCGGCTGCTATTCTCCCGCAAGCCCGTGGAAGTGGACACGGGGATCCCTTACGAGCTGAAATCTTTCACCGAGGTGCCAAGTAACCCCAAATACTCCCCCCGCGTGTGA
- the erap1b gene encoding endoplasmic reticulum aminopeptidase 1b, translating into MFVAALRLVVFLHLGQAFGAQLPLLSLQDVTGAQPFPWDQMRLPQSVVPVHYDLTVHPNLTTLTFSGVVRIQLDVQEDTKAIILHAKQLKTFNARLKTPEGTKSLQILENSIYQQLALMSDEVIPQGEDYELHLEFSANLSDSYHGFYKSSYRTSSGERRIMASTQFEATFARAAFPCFDEPAFKANFTIAIVREPQHVALSNMPKIKSVALPGDMFEDHFATTVKMSTYLVAFIVSDFHSVSKTSQHGVKISVYAVAEKINQTDFALDAAVKLLDFYDDYFDIPYPLPKQDLAAIPDFQSGAMENWGLTTYREAALLFHPEKSSISDKVQIARIIAHELAHQWFGNLVTMEWWNDLWLNEGFAKFMELIAVDVTYPELQASDLFLGKCYNAMEVDSLTSSHPVSTQVENPTEIQEMFDEVSYDKGACVLNMLKDFLTPEVFEVGIVRYLKRYSYANTVNSHLWESLTNVCDPNDLAGAPSKQKEFCSKLTLPSGELYDGDKFDIKSIMETWTLQTGFPLVNIELKSRKLLLTQQRYLKMEPPPAAADSSSTDATTDAPTHAEKSIWNIPLTYKTSDSARTYHHLMKSSVDLLRLPNNVDWVKFNVDMNGYYIVHYGKDGWKNLIKLLHSNHTALSSKDRVSLMHDVFRLASIKKVSLETALELASYLPKETDIMTVTQGFRELIPIYKLIEKREIGVLEDGMKAFMLDLFKNLIDTQTWDDSGSSSEREMRSYLLLFACVRNYTPCVTKAKHIFNLWKDSDGQISLPVDITLAVYVVGAQTEEGWDFLFDFYRRTLQMSVQNRIRIALTVSPLYKKLKWLLGQSLLGEVVKTQELPDVVVSISRNPRSHKLAWDFLRTNWATLIKKFGVGSSSIARMVTGVTSLYSTKTMLISVGKFFSSLEVETGSEMRCIQQAYETISDNIQWAETNLPLLQSWLRKRQRVTHEDL; encoded by the exons ATGTTCGTGGCTGCTCTTCGCTTGGTGGTCTTTCTTCACCTGGGCCAAGCGTTTGGGGCGCAGCTCCCACTCTTAAGCCTGCAAGACGTCACCGGCGCTCAGCCCTTCCCCTGGGATCAGATGAGACTCCCGCAAAGCGTCGTCCCCGTCCATTACGACCTGACCGTTCACCCCAATCTGACCACTCTGACCTTCAGCGGCGTGGTTCGCATCCAGTTGGATGTGCAAGAGGACACCAAAGCTATCATTTTGCACGCCAAGCAGTTGAAGACCTTCAACGCCAGGCTCAAGACGCCCGAGGGGACAAAGTCTCTTCAGATTTTGGAGAACTCCATTTACCAGCAGCTTGCTCTGATGTCAGATGAAGTGATCCCTCAAGGGGAGGACTACGAGCTCCATTTGGAATTTTCCGCCAATCTCTCAGACAGCTACCATGGTTTTTACAAGAGCAGCTACCGCACCAGCAGTGGGGAGCGCCg GATCATGGCCTCCACGCAGTTTGAAGCCACCTTTGCCCGAGCGGCCTTCCCTTGTTTCGATGAGCCCGCCTTTAAAGCCAACTTCACCATCGCCATCGTTCGGGAACCGCAACACGTAGCCCTTTCCAATATGCCCAAG ATAAAATCGGTCGCATTGCCAGGAGATATGTTTGAGGATCACTTTGCCACCACGGTGAAGATGAGCACATACTTGGTCGCCTTCATCGTGTCTGACTTTCACTCTGTGAGCAAGACGAGCCAACATGGCGTCAAG ATTTCCGTCTACGCCGTGGCTGAGAAAATCAACCAGACGGACTTCGCGCTGGACGCCGCTGTGAAGCTGCTCGACTTTTACGACGACTACTTCGATATTCCTTACCCGCTCCCCAAACAGG ACCTGGCAGCCATCCCCGATTTCCAGTCGGGGGCGATGGAGAACTGGGGTCTGACCACCTACAGAGAGGCCGCTCTTCTCTTCCACCCGGAAAAGTCCTCCATTTCGGACAAAGTGCAAATCGCCAGGATTATCGCTCACGAGCTTGCGCACCAG TGGTTTGGCAACTTGGTGACGATGGAGTGGTGGAATGACCTGTGGCTCAACGAGGGTTTTGCCAAGTTTATGGAGTTGATCGCCGTGGACGTCACCTACCCGGAGCTCCAAGCG AGTGACTTATTCTTGGGGAAGTGCTACAACGCCATGGAGGTGGACAGTCTCACCTCATCACACCCCGTTTCCACCCAGGTGGAAAACCCCACTGAGATCCAGGAAATGTTTGATGAAGTGTCTTACGATAAg GGAGCGTGCGTTCTGAATATGCTGAAAGACTTCCTGACACCTGAAGTCTTCGAGGTGGGGATCGTTCGCTACTTGAAGCGCTACAGCTACGCAAACACCGTCAACAGCCACCTGTGGGAGAGCTTGACCAAC GTTTGCGATCCGAATGATCTAGCAGGCgcgccatcaaagcaaaaagaATTTTGCTCAAAGCTCACCCTCCCGTCTGGAGAATTA TACGACGGGGACAAGTTTGACATCAAGAGCATCATGGAAACGTGGACGCTACAGACGGGATTTCCGCTAGTCAACATTGAATTAAAATCTCGCAAGCTCCTGCTCACCCAGCAGCGTTACCTGAAGATGGAGCctccgcccgccgccgccgactcCTCCTCCACCGACGCTACCACCGACGCCCCCACCCATGccgagaa GTCCATTTGGAACATTCCACTGACATACAAGACAAGCGACTCTGCCAGAACATACCATCACCTGATGAAATCCTCAGTag ATCTCCTGCGCCTCCCAAACAATGTGGACTGGGTGAAGTTCAACGTGGACATGAACGGCTACTACATCGTTCACTACGGCAAAGACGGGTGGAAGAATCTGATTAAACTGCTGCACTCCAACCACACGGCGCTCAGCAGCAAGGACCGTGTCAGCCTCATGCATGACGTCTTCCGGCTAGCCAG cATCAAGAAGGTTAGCTTGGAAACAGCCCTGGAGCTGGCCTCATATCTGCCCAAAGAGACCGACATCATGACCGTGACTCAGGGCTTCCGAGAGCTCATCCCCATCTATAAACTGATAGAAAAAAGGGAAATTGGAGTTCTGGAAGACGGCATGAAG GCTTTTATGCTGGACCTGTTCAAGAATTTGATCGACACTCAGACGTGGGACGACTCCGGTTCGTCGTCTGAGCGAGAGATGCGTAGCTACCTGCTGCTCTTTGCCTGTGTCAGGAACTACACTCCTTGCGTGACCAAAGCCAAGCACATATTCAACCTTTGGAAGGACTCGGACGGCCAAATAAG CCTCCCCGTCGACATCACCTTGGCCGTGTACGTTGTCGGGGCTCAAACGGAGGAAGGCTGGGACTTCCTCTTTGACTTCTACCGCCGGACTTTGCAAATGTCCGTCCAGAACCGCATCAGGATTGCCTTGACCGTCAGCCCGTTGTATAAAAAGCTCAAGTG GCTTCTGGGGCAGAGTCTTCTGGGTGAAGTGGTGAAAACGCAAGAGCTCCCAGATGTGGTGGTCTCTATCAGCAGGAACCCCCGAAGCCACAAACTAGCGTGGGACTTCCTCCGAACCAACTGGGCGACCCTGATCAAAAA